A genomic segment from Bacteroidales bacterium encodes:
- a CDS encoding efflux RND transporter permease subunit — MKSIVRFAVNNPVTICMVVLAILLLGKISYDRLSVDLLPDLNNPRLFIEIKAGERPPEEIEKQFVKNMESMAIRQSDVTQVSSVVKAGSARITVEYTWSKDMDEAFLDLQKAMNPFARNQDITELKITQHDPNTSPVVLVGLSHQNITDMAELRKVAESYIRNELIRLEGVAEVDLSGEEITTLTILTDPYRLDAFQLRISDIASRIEANNQSISGGRVTEMGLQYLVKSASLFASEADFENLIVGYKAVDAQGTTTTTSTGGEGERAPLFLKEVATVKFENARPENIVRINGERSIGLSVYKEMRFNTVKVVDEVIRQLGVIEQALPGYHFKVITNQGTFIKNAIDEVKESAIMGIILAVIVLFIFLRRIGTTLIVSLAIPISIVATFNLMFFNGLTLNIMTLGGLALGAGMLVDNAIVVIESIFRNQEKGLTIKEAAIIGTSEVGGAVIASTLTTIVVFLPIVYLHGAIGELFKDQAWTVTFSLVSSLFVAILVIPMLYERISSKKKKS, encoded by the coding sequence ATGAAAAGTATTGTCAGATTTGCGGTCAATAATCCGGTCACCATTTGTATGGTGGTACTGGCCATTTTGCTGCTTGGAAAGATATCTTACGACCGGCTGAGTGTCGATTTGCTGCCGGACCTGAATAATCCCCGTCTGTTTATCGAGATCAAAGCCGGGGAGCGTCCTCCGGAAGAGATAGAGAAACAGTTTGTAAAAAACATGGAATCCATGGCAATTCGCCAAAGTGATGTAACCCAGGTGTCTTCCGTTGTTAAAGCCGGATCGGCCCGTATCACTGTTGAATACACATGGTCCAAGGACATGGATGAGGCTTTTCTCGATTTACAGAAAGCCATGAATCCATTTGCACGGAATCAGGATATTACCGAACTTAAAATTACCCAGCATGATCCGAACACTTCCCCGGTAGTACTGGTCGGACTTTCCCATCAGAACATTACAGATATGGCCGAATTGCGGAAGGTTGCTGAAAGCTATATCCGGAATGAACTGATCCGTCTGGAAGGGGTAGCTGAAGTAGACCTATCCGGGGAAGAGATCACTACATTGACCATCCTGACAGATCCCTACAGGCTGGATGCTTTTCAGTTGAGGATAAGTGATATTGCATCGAGGATTGAAGCCAACAACCAGAGTATTTCAGGCGGACGTGTTACAGAAATGGGTTTACAATACCTGGTAAAGAGCGCCAGTTTATTTGCTTCGGAAGCTGATTTTGAAAACCTGATCGTCGGCTATAAAGCTGTGGATGCTCAGGGAACCACTACCACTACCTCTACCGGTGGGGAAGGGGAGAGGGCTCCTTTGTTTTTGAAAGAAGTGGCTACCGTTAAGTTTGAAAATGCACGACCTGAGAATATAGTCCGAATCAACGGGGAGAGAAGCATTGGATTATCCGTTTATAAGGAGATGCGCTTTAATACGGTGAAAGTGGTGGATGAGGTGATCCGCCAGTTGGGTGTTATAGAGCAGGCGCTTCCGGGATATCATTTTAAAGTGATCACCAACCAGGGGACTTTTATCAAAAATGCCATCGATGAAGTGAAAGAGAGTGCCATCATGGGGATCATACTGGCTGTGATTGTATTATTCATATTTCTCCGGCGGATTGGAACGACATTGATCGTGAGCCTTGCCATACCGATTTCTATTGTAGCGACCTTCAATCTGATGTTTTTCAATGGATTAACGTTGAATATCATGACATTGGGCGGTCTGGCGTTAGGTGCCGGAATGTTGGTGGACAATGCCATTGTAGTGATCGAAAGCATATTCCGGAATCAGGAAAAAGGATTGACCATTAAAGAGGCAGCCATTATCGGAACATCTGAAGTCGGCGGGGCGGTGATCGCATCCACCCTGACCACTATTGTGGTTTTTCTTCCGATCGTATACCTGCATGGAGCCATTGGCGAATTATTCAAGGACCAGGCATGGACCGTCACATTCTCACTTGTTTCTTCTTTATTTGTGGCCATCCTGGTGATACCGATGCTTTACGAGCGTATTTCGTCCAAAAAGAAAAAAAGCA
- a CDS encoding efflux RND transporter periplasmic adaptor subunit: protein MIKNTLFRHLQPVVFLSLITLLIAACNNQPQGTQNDIATPVSVIELKKGSISKLINTTGTVQPTYGVELVSQMSGAYQLQNNPKTGKPFKLGDKVSKGQLIIFLEDKEYENGIALDAKELSLEITQQEQNKQSALYEKGGVTLSEMRNTEVRVTNARYDVENAKLSLDKRNVTAPFEGVIVNLPHYTPNVKVEQGKPMVGLMDYSQMYMEINLPESSISYIKPEQPVYITHYTIPDDTLKGVVSELSPAISTETRTFKGKILIQNKDLLLRPGMFAKADIVVDKADESIIIPKEVILSNRRRKYVYIVEKNTAILKDVRIGLEDENNVQILDGLKENDNLVVRGFETLRENTKVKVQK from the coding sequence ATGATCAAGAACACTCTCTTTCGTCATCTGCAGCCTGTTGTCTTTTTGTCTTTGATAACGCTGCTCATCGCTGCCTGTAATAATCAACCCCAGGGTACGCAGAATGATATTGCCACCCCTGTTTCAGTGATTGAATTAAAGAAAGGCTCTATCAGCAAGCTGATCAATACCACAGGAACAGTTCAACCTACTTATGGCGTTGAATTGGTTTCCCAGATGAGTGGTGCATATCAACTGCAGAACAATCCGAAGACGGGTAAACCGTTTAAATTGGGTGATAAAGTCTCCAAGGGTCAGTTGATTATTTTTCTTGAAGATAAGGAATATGAAAACGGAATTGCTTTGGATGCCAAAGAATTGAGCCTTGAGATAACCCAGCAGGAACAAAATAAGCAGAGTGCCCTTTATGAAAAAGGCGGAGTTACCCTTAGCGAAATGCGTAACACCGAGGTGAGGGTTACCAATGCTCGTTATGATGTGGAAAACGCAAAACTGAGCCTGGATAAAAGGAATGTAACAGCTCCTTTTGAAGGTGTGATCGTCAATTTACCTCATTATACACCCAATGTAAAAGTGGAACAGGGCAAACCGATGGTCGGCCTGATGGATTATTCTCAAATGTACATGGAAATCAATCTGCCGGAAAGTTCCATCAGTTATATCAAGCCGGAACAACCGGTATACATCACACATTACACAATTCCTGATGATACCCTGAAGGGTGTGGTCAGTGAATTATCTCCCGCCATCAGTACCGAAACCCGCACTTTCAAGGGAAAAATCCTCATTCAGAACAAAGATCTGCTCCTGCGTCCCGGAATGTTTGCTAAAGCGGATATTGTGGTTGATAAAGCAGATGAATCAATTATCATTCCTAAAGAAGTGATTTTATCCAACCGCAGGAGGAAATACGTGTACATTGTAGAAAAGAATACGGCTATATTAAAGGATGTCAGGATCGGGCTGGAAGATGAAAATAATGTGCAGATACTGGACGGGCTTAAAGAAAATGATAATCTGGTCGTCAGGGGATTTGAAACACTGAGGGAAAATACCAAAGTAAAAGTTCAAAAGTAA
- a CDS encoding TolC family protein: protein MFIFLNTFFIAFGQELLTIEKAMDIAKENSPTLRRSLMNLERYQQILIAQRATLKSRFSLDLTAVDYSKSRRFDNRLSQWYTNETFSTMGTFQVDQPILWTDGVVSLINRFGWQDNNSDIDGSTNSNKAFSNNLYLQLSQPVFTYNRRKMELKRIEHDFENANISYALQRLDTERRITSQFYSVYMSQVNLEITKEELANAQQSYEIIKNKVEADLAAKDELFQAELNLATAQSSVDGQIISLENAKDELKQTLGMHLDEDIVVMAEIDIDPVDVNLEQAIAHGLGSRLELRQREIESEELDFSMIQTKAQNEFVGDVSLSFGLIGDNKDLGRIYDNPTQNPRAAITFTIPIFDWGEKKARVRAQEVAQKINQLDYQEDKIGIELNVRQVWRNLNNLKTKIKIEEQNVRNAQLAYDLNLTRYREGDITGMEMNQFQSQLSSKKVNYSQSLINYKIELLNMKILSLYDFEKNEPIVPLKDITTEK, encoded by the coding sequence ATGTTCATTTTCCTGAATACTTTTTTCATAGCTTTCGGACAGGAATTGCTGACCATAGAAAAAGCCATGGATATTGCCAAGGAAAATAGTCCTACATTACGCCGTTCATTAATGAACCTGGAACGTTACCAACAGATATTGATCGCCCAGCGCGCCACATTGAAATCCAGGTTTTCACTGGATCTGACGGCGGTAGATTACAGCAAGAGCAGAAGGTTCGACAACCGCCTTTCACAATGGTATACCAATGAAACATTCAGTACTATGGGAACGTTCCAGGTGGATCAGCCCATACTCTGGACCGACGGGGTGGTTTCCCTGATTAATAGGTTCGGCTGGCAGGACAATAATTCTGATATTGACGGAAGTACCAATAGTAACAAAGCTTTCAGCAACAACCTGTACCTGCAGCTTTCCCAACCTGTTTTTACCTATAACCGGCGAAAAATGGAATTAAAACGGATCGAACATGATTTTGAAAATGCCAACATCAGTTATGCTTTGCAAAGGTTGGATACGGAAAGACGGATCACCAGCCAGTTCTATTCGGTATACATGTCACAGGTCAACCTGGAGATTACGAAAGAAGAGCTCGCCAATGCGCAACAGAGCTATGAGATCATTAAGAACAAAGTAGAAGCGGATCTTGCTGCCAAAGACGAACTTTTCCAGGCCGAACTAAACCTTGCTACTGCCCAGTCATCCGTGGACGGACAAATAATTTCCCTTGAGAATGCGAAAGATGAGTTGAAACAGACATTGGGGATGCATCTGGACGAGGATATAGTGGTCATGGCAGAAATTGATATCGATCCGGTCGATGTAAATCTGGAACAGGCTATTGCCCACGGATTAGGATCGCGTCTGGAACTGAGGCAACGTGAGATCGAAAGCGAGGAACTCGACTTTTCCATGATCCAGACTAAGGCACAGAACGAGTTTGTGGGTGATGTATCACTTTCTTTCGGTCTGATTGGGGATAATAAGGACTTAGGCAGGATATATGACAATCCGACACAAAACCCAAGAGCAGCCATTACATTTACCATACCTATCTTCGATTGGGGAGAAAAAAAGGCCCGGGTACGGGCGCAGGAAGTTGCCCAAAAGATCAATCAACTTGACTATCAGGAGGACAAGATTGGGATCGAGTTAAATGTCAGACAGGTATGGCGAAATTTAAACAATCTGAAGACAAAAATAAAAATAGAAGAACAAAATGTCAGGAATGCACAACTTGCTTATGACCTGAATCTTACGCGTTATCGTGAAGGCGATATCACAGGTATGGAAATGAACCAGTTCCAGAGCCAGTTATCCAGTAAGAAAGTGAATTATTCACAATCCCTGATCAATTATAAAATAGAGTTGCTCAATATGAAAATTCTTTCCCTGTACGATTTTGAGAAAAATGAACCGATTGTCCCTTTAAAAGATATAACGACCGAAAAATAA
- a CDS encoding xanthan lyase produces the protein MSFIHNIRSVSKYESKLLIRSWFFKVFTLLAIVILTFFNLAMLVFEDNSGFWVAKAITSNIPYLNLLLLNTGQAVIAIFLASDFLKRDKKLDTSEVFYVRPLSNAEYVIGKIWGNLRVFLILNLIVMVISLIITFMSPGVSVDWWAYLTYFLIISIPTLIFIIGLSIFLMLVLKNQALTFILLLGYIGLTLFYINDKFYYLFDYMAYYLPLVKSTIVGFTNLETVVNHRTIYLCAGLGFIFITISLFRRLPNSSRSNYPWLILAVCMLLICGFAGFRHVHSILGKSKSRISYTEINNKYVQTPKMIIDRYDISVTQHPGTFSSETKMKGIALQDASVFTFCLNPGLQVQEIREGERILDFNRDHQIILIDFGKEIIQGDSVSFSVKYSGQIDNSFCYLDIPPELLQQHYRYFLFGADKQYSFQTPEYCLFTPETYWYPRPGTAFSDKSADWQQNYFSKYHLTVSPLPGLTPLSQGEGTDHEDGTFSFSPEYQIQAISLAIGKYKQKSVEADSISYRLWYIDGHDYFSAAFDSIPDTIPTLIQNTKENLERTYRLDYPFKRFSVIEVPALFYCYPHTWTEAQEVVQPEITFFTEKGWLFDQMDFMKRRKDQKKWAKWNGKEINDEEAQIRTFNDAIRIFMQTEGASNYSDAGRGQYNITRQANPYFQFPQLYNFRYNIFSPEWPFANRIIELYLQNKQDNSNWEREINGISNNEKASLLMEKHNLKELLSDVEYKDLTSNIISLKANRLFANSEISIGVNAFRDSVYAVLKRNTFNNFQFEGLLDYLGEISETDIRSYIPEWNHPTPLPFYSIGTPNVTSVNYRGQESFVFKLLISNHSDHDGIVHLNINVANQHNRAFDPRSNRKVAIGAHQTKELVSVWDDAPRNVNVNTMISGNLPNNVWQQVRNINQERGRQPETDGDRVVPDFLPEVYGEVIVDNEDSLFSLSDPVIMGFLPKWLDKVEDTSFKYSGFSWWRPPLQWTATTNMGYYGEYIRSAYVIKSGSGNQTATWKVPVPSPGHYEVYYYMFKNHEMRNDRNNAEYKFKVLYDNEIEDAYINLRRANEGWEQLGVYYFSSDTIRVILTNESKLRSVTADAVKIVKR, from the coding sequence ATGTCCTTCATTCATAATATACGATCCGTTTCAAAATACGAAAGCAAATTGCTTATCCGGAGTTGGTTTTTTAAGGTATTTACCTTATTGGCCATAGTGATATTGACTTTTTTCAACCTGGCAATGCTGGTGTTTGAAGACAATAGCGGTTTCTGGGTGGCTAAAGCCATTACATCCAATATCCCGTATCTGAATTTATTGTTGTTGAATACCGGGCAGGCTGTAATTGCCATATTTCTGGCTTCTGATTTCCTGAAAAGGGATAAAAAACTGGATACTTCGGAAGTGTTTTATGTGCGTCCGTTGAGCAATGCCGAATATGTGATCGGGAAAATATGGGGAAATTTACGCGTATTCCTGATCCTGAACCTGATCGTAATGGTCATCTCACTGATAATTACTTTTATGTCTCCTGGCGTATCAGTCGATTGGTGGGCCTACCTGACCTATTTCCTGATCATCAGCATTCCGACTTTGATTTTTATCATCGGGCTTTCTATTTTCCTGATGTTGGTACTGAAAAACCAGGCGCTGACTTTTATTCTTCTATTGGGCTATATAGGATTGACACTTTTTTACATCAACGATAAATTTTATTATTTATTCGATTATATGGCTTATTATCTTCCGTTGGTGAAATCGACCATTGTCGGATTCACTAACCTGGAGACAGTGGTCAATCATCGTACCATCTATTTATGCGCCGGTCTTGGATTTATTTTTATTACCATTTCTCTTTTCAGAAGATTACCCAATTCATCACGGAGCAATTATCCATGGTTGATCCTGGCCGTTTGTATGTTACTCATATGCGGGTTTGCCGGTTTCAGACATGTGCATTCTATTCTGGGAAAGAGTAAATCACGCATTTCATATACGGAGATCAATAATAAATATGTCCAGACCCCTAAAATGATCATTGACCGGTACGATATTTCGGTGACGCAACATCCGGGAACATTCAGCTCTGAAACCAAAATGAAAGGCATTGCCCTGCAGGATGCTTCTGTATTTACTTTTTGCCTGAATCCTGGATTACAGGTACAGGAAATCAGAGAGGGCGAACGGATCCTTGATTTCAACCGGGACCATCAGATCATTTTGATTGATTTCGGAAAAGAGATCATACAGGGAGATTCTGTTTCTTTTTCGGTCAAATACAGCGGACAGATCGATAATTCGTTCTGCTACCTGGATATCCCGCCTGAATTATTGCAACAACATTACAGGTATTTCCTTTTTGGTGCAGACAAGCAATACAGTTTCCAAACCCCGGAATATTGCTTGTTTACTCCTGAGACATACTGGTATCCGAGGCCCGGTACGGCATTCAGTGATAAAAGCGCTGACTGGCAGCAAAATTATTTCAGCAAATATCACCTGACCGTTTCCCCTTTGCCCGGCCTGACCCCTTTATCGCAGGGTGAAGGAACGGATCATGAAGACGGGACATTTTCTTTTTCTCCCGAATACCAGATCCAGGCTATTTCCCTTGCTATCGGAAAATATAAGCAAAAAAGCGTTGAAGCGGATAGTATTTCATACCGGCTCTGGTATATTGACGGACATGATTATTTCAGTGCGGCCTTCGATTCCATTCCGGATACTATTCCTACCCTGATACAGAATACAAAGGAAAACCTGGAGCGTACCTATAGGCTGGATTATCCTTTCAAACGTTTTTCGGTGATTGAAGTTCCTGCTCTATTCTACTGTTATCCCCACACATGGACGGAAGCACAGGAGGTAGTACAACCTGAAATAACTTTTTTCACGGAAAAAGGGTGGTTATTCGACCAGATGGATTTCATGAAAAGGAGAAAAGACCAGAAGAAGTGGGCAAAATGGAACGGAAAAGAAATCAATGATGAAGAGGCGCAGATCCGTACATTCAACGATGCAATCCGGATATTTATGCAGACTGAAGGAGCTAGTAACTATTCGGATGCCGGTCGTGGGCAATATAATATTACCAGACAGGCCAATCCTTATTTCCAGTTTCCACAGTTGTACAATTTCCGCTATAATATTTTTTCCCCGGAATGGCCTTTTGCGAACCGGATCATTGAACTATACCTGCAGAACAAACAGGACAACAGCAACTGGGAGCGGGAGATCAACGGTATCAGTAACAATGAAAAAGCCAGCCTGTTGATGGAGAAACATAATCTTAAGGAATTGCTTTCCGATGTAGAATACAAAGATCTGACCAGTAATATCATCAGTCTGAAAGCCAACCGGCTGTTCGCCAATTCGGAAATAAGCATAGGAGTAAATGCATTCAGGGACTCTGTTTATGCTGTCTTAAAAAGAAATACTTTCAATAATTTTCAGTTTGAGGGACTTCTGGATTATCTGGGAGAGATCAGCGAAACGGATATCAGGTCATACATTCCTGAATGGAACCATCCTACACCCCTGCCGTTCTACAGTATCGGAACACCGAATGTAACCAGTGTCAACTACAGGGGGCAGGAATCCTTTGTTTTCAAATTGCTGATCAGTAACCATTCCGATCATGACGGGATCGTCCATCTGAACATCAATGTAGCCAATCAGCATAACCGGGCATTTGATCCGAGAAGTAACCGGAAAGTAGCAATAGGGGCGCACCAAACCAAAGAATTAGTGTCGGTTTGGGACGATGCTCCCCGTAATGTCAATGTAAATACCATGATTTCCGGTAACCTCCCCAACAATGTCTGGCAGCAAGTCCGGAATATCAATCAGGAAAGAGGCAGGCAGCCTGAAACGGATGGAGATCGTGTCGTTCCTGATTTTTTACCAGAAGTATACGGCGAAGTGATCGTTGATAATGAAGATTCGTTATTCTCCCTGTCTGATCCGGTAATTATGGGGTTTCTTCCCAAATGGCTGGATAAAGTGGAAGATACCTCTTTTAAATATTCGGGTTTTTCCTGGTGGAGACCGCCATTACAGTGGACCGCCACTACCAATATGGGATATTACGGAGAATATATCCGTTCCGCATATGTGATCAAGAGCGGGAGTGGAAATCAGACGGCAACATGGAAAGTTCCCGTTCCGTCTCCCGGGCATTATGAGGTATATTACTACATGTTTAAAAATCATGAGATGAGAAACGACCGTAATAATGCCGAATATAAATTCAAGGTGCTGTATGATAATGAAATAGAGGATGCGTACATTAATTTAAGGCGTGCCAATGAAGGATGGGAACAATTAGGAGTCTATTATTTTTCTTCGGATACCATACGCGTTATTTTGACGAATGAAAGTAAGCTAAGAAGTGTTACAGCAGATGCTGTAAAAATTGTAAAACGATAA
- a CDS encoding ABC transporter ATP-binding protein encodes MSISIKGLNKVYPNGNHALKDINLEIPTGMFGLLGPNGAGKSTLMRILVALMEPSSGDVDIFGYDLKKQRKEIRGILGYLPQDFRFFAKYKTHEFLDYAARLSGMTQAKKRKEAVEAMLENVGLFDVRERYANKLSGGMKRRLGIAQALIHNPKVIIVDEPTTGLDPEERIRFRNLLSEVSKNNVAIILSTHIVGDISSTCKCMALMNKGQVSFYGSPEDMLKQAEGKVWRIKVSSDGLYEVDKKYPVISTIPSGTGWEVQVVADEIIGYDAEPYPPNLEHAYVYYMENKLNLWIND; translated from the coding sequence ATGAGTATATCTATAAAAGGATTGAATAAAGTGTATCCCAATGGGAATCATGCATTAAAGGATATCAACCTGGAGATACCCACAGGAATGTTCGGGTTATTGGGTCCTAATGGTGCAGGGAAATCAACATTGATGCGTATTCTGGTGGCATTGATGGAACCCAGTTCAGGCGATGTAGATATTTTTGGATATGACCTGAAGAAACAACGAAAGGAAATACGGGGAATATTGGGATATCTGCCCCAGGATTTCAGGTTTTTTGCCAAGTATAAAACACATGAATTTTTGGATTATGCTGCACGGTTATCAGGCATGACCCAGGCGAAAAAGAGGAAAGAGGCGGTAGAGGCTATGCTGGAAAATGTAGGGTTATTCGATGTCCGGGAACGTTATGCAAACAAGCTTTCAGGCGGTATGAAAAGGCGTCTGGGAATTGCCCAGGCCCTGATCCATAACCCAAAGGTAATTATTGTAGATGAGCCGACCACCGGTCTCGACCCGGAAGAACGTATCCGTTTCCGGAACTTATTATCAGAGGTAAGTAAAAACAATGTAGCCATTATTCTTTCCACCCATATTGTCGGCGATATTTCCAGTACCTGCAAATGTATGGCACTGATGAACAAAGGGCAGGTTTCTTTTTACGGATCCCCGGAGGATATGTTGAAACAGGCCGAAGGAAAAGTATGGCGCATCAAAGTGAGCAGCGACGGATTATACGAGGTGGATAAAAAATATCCCGTCATTTCTACCATTCCTTCGGGAACAGGTTGGGAAGTCCAGGTAGTGGCTGATGAAATTATAGGTTATGACGCCGAACCTTATCCGCCGAATCTGGAACATGCCTATGTATACTATATGGAAAATAAGTTGAACCTGTGGATCAATGATTAA
- the trxA gene encoding thioredoxin: METFKDIINGEQPVLVDFFATWCGPCKAMTPVIESVGKELQGQARVLKIDIDKNPAIANKFQIQSVPTLIIFKKGEVLWRNTGGMDKSSLIEQVKNFAD; the protein is encoded by the coding sequence ATGGAAACTTTCAAAGATATTATTAATGGTGAACAACCGGTTTTGGTTGATTTCTTTGCCACATGGTGTGGACCTTGTAAAGCTATGACCCCGGTGATCGAATCTGTTGGAAAAGAACTACAGGGACAGGCACGTGTACTAAAAATCGATATTGACAAAAACCCGGCAATAGCCAATAAATTTCAGATCCAATCTGTTCCTACACTGATCATTTTTAAAAAGGGAGAAGTCCTTTGGCGCAATACCGGAGGAATGGATAAATCATCCCTTATTGAACAAGTCAAAAACTTTGCAGATTGA
- a CDS encoding long-chain fatty acid--CoA ligase: MVTRTFDILDQYRTQYRLDDALACKIAGKWVKYSGDEYIQHANDISCGLLHMGYQPGEKIAMISNNRPEWNFFDMGMAQIGVVSVPIYPTISLEEYQHILTHSQPKMLILSDKLLLEKLKPLIEASSSIKHVYTFNQIDGERNWKEIAVAGRDHSGEYLSQVQKIKDSVKSDDMLTLIYTSGTTGTPKGVMLSHNNLVSNVIGTAARNYLTAGSRALSFLPISHIYERMMNYHFQYKGFSLYYAENMGSILENIKEVKPHIFTTVPRLLERIYIGLVGKGKELTGIKKTLFKDAIEVGIQYDPFKKQSLAYRFRLMIARRLIFPKWMEVLGGEVRIIVSGGAPLQTRLSNLFYAMGINLLEGYGLTETSPVIAVSDLRRGPTKAGTVGHVLDGLEVKQDEDGEILCKGPNIMMGYYNDPDMTSQVIDQDGYFHTGDIGSFDKDGFLTITDRKKEIFKLSNGKYVSPQVIENRLKESFFIDQAFVFGENEKYASALISPNFPQLHKWCYAHEIKFDNNTELLHIHEVVELYQNEVNQVNKKLGNAEQIKRFRLVPEEWSTQTGELSPTLKLKRKFLMAKYTDIIDEIFAYSHNEPV; the protein is encoded by the coding sequence ATGGTCACAAGAACATTTGATATTTTGGATCAGTACCGGACGCAGTACCGGTTAGATGATGCCCTTGCATGTAAAATTGCCGGTAAGTGGGTGAAGTATAGCGGTGATGAATATATCCAACATGCTAATGATATAAGTTGTGGTTTGTTGCATATGGGGTACCAGCCCGGGGAAAAGATCGCTATGATATCCAATAACCGTCCCGAGTGGAATTTTTTCGATATGGGGATGGCGCAGATTGGTGTGGTTTCTGTTCCGATTTATCCCACCATCAGCCTGGAAGAGTATCAGCATATTTTGACCCATTCACAACCTAAAATGCTGATATTGTCGGACAAATTGCTGTTGGAAAAGCTTAAACCCCTGATCGAAGCCAGCTCTTCTATAAAACATGTATATACATTCAACCAGATCGACGGAGAACGTAACTGGAAAGAGATTGCGGTTGCAGGAAGGGATCATTCCGGAGAATACCTGTCCCAGGTGCAAAAAATAAAAGACTCTGTCAAATCAGATGATATGTTGACCCTGATTTATACATCAGGAACTACAGGTACACCCAAAGGAGTGATGCTATCGCACAATAATCTGGTAAGCAACGTCATCGGTACTGCCGCCAGGAATTACCTTACTGCCGGGAGCCGTGCATTAAGCTTTTTACCCATCAGTCATATTTATGAAAGAATGATGAATTACCATTTCCAATATAAGGGTTTTTCATTGTATTATGCTGAGAACATGGGTTCTATCCTGGAGAATATCAAAGAAGTAAAGCCTCATATCTTTACTACCGTTCCACGCCTGTTGGAACGTATATATATCGGATTGGTAGGAAAAGGAAAAGAGTTGACGGGAATAAAGAAAACTCTTTTTAAAGATGCGATTGAAGTGGGAATTCAGTATGATCCGTTCAAGAAACAATCATTAGCGTATCGTTTCCGCTTGATGATCGCCCGCCGCCTGATTTTCCCCAAGTGGATGGAGGTATTGGGAGGAGAAGTCCGGATCATCGTTTCCGGAGGGGCTCCTTTGCAGACCCGGTTATCCAACCTTTTCTATGCAATGGGTATTAACCTGCTGGAAGGTTACGGGCTTACCGAGACATCTCCGGTAATTGCCGTAAGTGATCTACGCCGGGGGCCTACCAAAGCAGGAACTGTTGGGCATGTGTTGGATGGTCTGGAGGTGAAGCAGGATGAAGATGGCGAAATCCTTTGTAAAGGTCCGAATATCATGATGGGATATTACAATGACCCGGATATGACCTCACAGGTGATTGACCAGGATGGTTATTTTCATACCGGAGATATCGGCTCTTTCGATAAAGATGGTTTTTTAACTATTACCGACCGTAAAAAGGAGATTTTCAAATTATCCAATGGAAAATATGTGTCTCCACAGGTCATTGAGAACCGCTTGAAAGAATCATTTTTTATCGATCAGGCTTTCGTTTTCGGCGAAAATGAAAAATATGCCAGTGCCCTGATTTCACCTAATTTTCCCCAGCTACACAAGTGGTGTTATGCCCATGAAATCAAATTTGATAATAATACGGAATTGTTGCATATCCATGAAGTGGTGGAACTTTACCAAAATGAAGTGAACCAGGTAAATAAAAAATTAGGGAATGCCGAGCAGATCAAGCGTTTTCGTTTGGTTCCTGAAGAATGGAGCACCCAAACAGGTGAATTATCACCAACGCTTAAATTAAAACGTAAATTCCTGATGGCAAAATATACCGATATTATTGACGAGATATTTGCTTACTCGCACAATGAACCGGTATAA
- a CDS encoding porin family protein, giving the protein MKKFFVALMAICTVGITLSHAQKMEKDMSLVNIGLGFLPGVGVNVSYDYGLVDKWGPGVFTIGGFVGFSNWGRNISGMGDYRQTRWAISPRATYRYAINPDFEVYGAVMTGLYFNTYSKYRDNSTGLFWGTTAGCRYSFMKNMSVFAEIGYNDVAALNGGISISF; this is encoded by the coding sequence ATGAAAAAGTTTTTCGTGGCATTAATGGCCATTTGCACGGTAGGGATTACCTTGTCACATGCACAGAAAATGGAAAAAGATATGAGTCTGGTGAATATCGGACTTGGATTTCTTCCGGGTGTAGGCGTAAATGTTAGTTATGATTACGGTCTGGTTGATAAATGGGGACCGGGAGTATTTACCATCGGCGGATTTGTCGGTTTTTCCAATTGGGGAAGAAATATATCCGGCATGGGCGATTACAGGCAAACAAGATGGGCGATCTCTCCACGGGCTACCTACCGTTATGCCATCAATCCGGATTTTGAAGTGTACGGCGCGGTAATGACCGGACTTTACTTTAACACGTACAGTAAATACAGGGACAATTCAACCGGTTTATTCTGGGGAACAACTGCCGGATGCCGCTATTCCTTCATGAAGAATATGTCGGTTTTTGCAGAAATCGGTTACAACGATGTAGCCGCACTGAACGGAGGCATCAGTATTTCATTTTAA